A genomic segment from Nicotiana tabacum cultivar K326 chromosome 7, ASM71507v2, whole genome shotgun sequence encodes:
- the LOC107781763 gene encoding uncharacterized protein LOC107781763 isoform X4: MNFMLIFTLILTLQSINTYSLPFVVFHGISDKCSNEGVSYFTELLSNWSGSPGYCIEIGNGEWDSWFMPFTKQVDIACDKVKEIDELSEGYHIIGLSQGNMVGRGLVELCSDGPPVKNLISLAGPHAGIASVPFCGSGLLCILADSLLKLAIYSNFVQEHLAPAGYIKIPTDIADYRKGCKFLPVVNNEIHGNSTFKKRFASLENLVLIMFEKDQILVPKQTSWFGYYPDGSWSTVLPAKETKLYTEDWIGLKILDEAGKVKFLNVSGNHLEISTSEMKKNILPYLVDNASTTVTTSRSSDLWPSSVRNFDDKLNGVGEEILELHTHVESVSLRSWTFW; this comes from the exons ATGAACTTCATGTTGATATTTACTCTCATATTGACCCTTCAGTCAATCAATACTTATTCTCTTCCTTTTGTTGTCTTTCATG GAATATCAGATAAATGCAGCAATGAAGGAGTCAGCTATTTCACTGAGCTTCTAAGCAACTGGTCTGGCTCTCCAGGATATTGCAT AGAAATAGGTAACGGAGAATGGGACTCCTGGTTTATGCCTTTTACCAAGCAG GTAGACATTGCCTGTGATAAG GTGAAGGAAATAGATGAGCTTAGTGAGGGTTACCACATAATCGGTCTCTCCCAG GGAAACATGGTTGGCAGAGGGCTTGTTGAGCTCTGTAGTGATGGACCTCCT GTGAAAAATCTTATATCTTTGGCTGGTCCTCATGCTGGGATAGCTTCTGTTCCTTTCTGTGGT TCAGGTTTATTGTGCATTCTAGCTGACTCTTTGCTCAAGTTAGCAATTTACAGCAATTTTGTACAG GAACATCTTGCTCCTGCAGGTTACATTAAAATCCCAACA GACATAGCTGACTACAGAAAAGGATGTAAGTTCTTACCAGTAGTTAATAATGAGATACATGGAAATTCTACTTTCAAGAAACGCTTTGCAAGCTTGGAAAATTTAGTACTTATTATG TTTGAGAAAGATCAAATTTTGGTACCAAAGCAAACCTCATGGTTTGGGTATTATCCTGATGGTTCCTGGAGCACTGTTTTACCTGCTAAAGAG ACAAAGCTCTATACAGAAGATTGGATTGGTCTGAAAATTTTGGATGAAGCTGGAAAAGTGAAGTTCTTGAATGTATCTGGTAATCATCTTGAAATATCTACTAGTGAAATGAAGAAAAACATACTGCCATATTTGGTGGATAATGCATCCACTACAGTGACTACATCAAGATCATCTGATCTATGGCCTTCGTCTGTCCGGAATTTCGACGATAAATTGAATGGTGTTGGAGAAGAAATTCTCGAGCTGCATACTCATGTTGAATCAGTTAGCTTAAGATCATGGACATTTTGGTAG
- the LOC107781763 gene encoding uncharacterized protein LOC107781763 isoform X3: protein MNFMLIFTLILTLQSINTYSLPFVVFHGISDKCSNEGVSYFTELLSNWSGSPGYCIEIGNGEWDSWFMPFTKQVDIACDKVKEIDELSEGYHIIGLSQGNMVGRGLVELCSDGPPVKNLISLAGPHAGIASVPFCGQSGLLCILADSLLKLAIYSNFVQEHLAPAGYIKIPTDIADYRKGCKFLPVVNNEIHGNSTFKKRFASLENLVLIMFEKDQILVPKQTSWFGYYPDGSWSTVLPAKETKLYTEDWIGLKILDEAGKVKFLNVSGNHLEISTSEMKKNILPYLVDNASTTVTTSRSSDLWPSSVRNFDDKLNGVGEEILELHTHVESVSLRSWTFW from the exons ATGAACTTCATGTTGATATTTACTCTCATATTGACCCTTCAGTCAATCAATACTTATTCTCTTCCTTTTGTTGTCTTTCATG GAATATCAGATAAATGCAGCAATGAAGGAGTCAGCTATTTCACTGAGCTTCTAAGCAACTGGTCTGGCTCTCCAGGATATTGCAT AGAAATAGGTAACGGAGAATGGGACTCCTGGTTTATGCCTTTTACCAAGCAG GTAGACATTGCCTGTGATAAG GTGAAGGAAATAGATGAGCTTAGTGAGGGTTACCACATAATCGGTCTCTCCCAG GGAAACATGGTTGGCAGAGGGCTTGTTGAGCTCTGTAGTGATGGACCTCCT GTGAAAAATCTTATATCTTTGGCTGGTCCTCATGCTGGGATAGCTTCTGTTCCTTTCTGTGGT CAGTCAGGTTTATTGTGCATTCTAGCTGACTCTTTGCTCAAGTTAGCAATTTACAGCAATTTTGTACAG GAACATCTTGCTCCTGCAGGTTACATTAAAATCCCAACA GACATAGCTGACTACAGAAAAGGATGTAAGTTCTTACCAGTAGTTAATAATGAGATACATGGAAATTCTACTTTCAAGAAACGCTTTGCAAGCTTGGAAAATTTAGTACTTATTATG TTTGAGAAAGATCAAATTTTGGTACCAAAGCAAACCTCATGGTTTGGGTATTATCCTGATGGTTCCTGGAGCACTGTTTTACCTGCTAAAGAG ACAAAGCTCTATACAGAAGATTGGATTGGTCTGAAAATTTTGGATGAAGCTGGAAAAGTGAAGTTCTTGAATGTATCTGGTAATCATCTTGAAATATCTACTAGTGAAATGAAGAAAAACATACTGCCATATTTGGTGGATAATGCATCCACTACAGTGACTACATCAAGATCATCTGATCTATGGCCTTCGTCTGTCCGGAATTTCGACGATAAATTGAATGGTGTTGGAGAAGAAATTCTCGAGCTGCATACTCATGTTGAATCAGTTAGCTTAAGATCATGGACATTTTGGTAG
- the LOC107781763 gene encoding uncharacterized protein LOC107781763 isoform X2 encodes MRGVRERSGPQGFTQSYPAFMREVSNPGSNFTRISDKCSNEGVSYFTELLSNWSGSPGYCIEIGNGEWDSWFMPFTKQVDIACDKVKEIDELSEGYHIIGLSQGNMVGRGLVELCSDGPPVKNLISLAGPHAGIASVPFCGSGLLCILADSLLKLAIYSNFVQEHLAPAGYIKIPTDIADYRKGCKFLPVVNNEIHGNSTFKKRFASLENLVLIMFEKDQILVPKQTSWFGYYPDGSWSTVLPAKETKLYTEDWIGLKILDEAGKVKFLNVSGNHLEISTSEMKKNILPYLVDNASTTVTTSRSSDLWPSSVRNFDDKLNGVGEEILELHTHVESVSLRSWTFW; translated from the exons atgcgagGGGTCCGGGAAAGGTCCGGACCACAAGGGTTTACGCAATCTTACCCTGCATTTATGCGAGAGGTGTCGAACcctggcagcaactttacca GAATATCAGATAAATGCAGCAATGAAGGAGTCAGCTATTTCACTGAGCTTCTAAGCAACTGGTCTGGCTCTCCAGGATATTGCAT AGAAATAGGTAACGGAGAATGGGACTCCTGGTTTATGCCTTTTACCAAGCAG GTAGACATTGCCTGTGATAAG GTGAAGGAAATAGATGAGCTTAGTGAGGGTTACCACATAATCGGTCTCTCCCAG GGAAACATGGTTGGCAGAGGGCTTGTTGAGCTCTGTAGTGATGGACCTCCT GTGAAAAATCTTATATCTTTGGCTGGTCCTCATGCTGGGATAGCTTCTGTTCCTTTCTGTGGT TCAGGTTTATTGTGCATTCTAGCTGACTCTTTGCTCAAGTTAGCAATTTACAGCAATTTTGTACAG GAACATCTTGCTCCTGCAGGTTACATTAAAATCCCAACA GACATAGCTGACTACAGAAAAGGATGTAAGTTCTTACCAGTAGTTAATAATGAGATACATGGAAATTCTACTTTCAAGAAACGCTTTGCAAGCTTGGAAAATTTAGTACTTATTATG TTTGAGAAAGATCAAATTTTGGTACCAAAGCAAACCTCATGGTTTGGGTATTATCCTGATGGTTCCTGGAGCACTGTTTTACCTGCTAAAGAG ACAAAGCTCTATACAGAAGATTGGATTGGTCTGAAAATTTTGGATGAAGCTGGAAAAGTGAAGTTCTTGAATGTATCTGGTAATCATCTTGAAATATCTACTAGTGAAATGAAGAAAAACATACTGCCATATTTGGTGGATAATGCATCCACTACAGTGACTACATCAAGATCATCTGATCTATGGCCTTCGTCTGTCCGGAATTTCGACGATAAATTGAATGGTGTTGGAGAAGAAATTCTCGAGCTGCATACTCATGTTGAATCAGTTAGCTTAAGATCATGGACATTTTGGTAG
- the LOC107781763 gene encoding uncharacterized protein LOC107781763 isoform X5, which yields MRGVRERSGPQGFTQSYPAFMREVSNPGSNFTRISDKCSNEGVSYFTELLSNWSGSPGYCIEIGNGEWDSWFMPFTKQVKEIDELSEGYHIIGLSQGNMVGRGLVELCSDGPPVKNLISLAGPHAGIASVPFCGQSGLLCILADSLLKLAIYSNFVQEHLAPAGYIKIPTDIADYRKGCKFLPVVNNEIHGNSTFKKRFASLENLVLIMFEKDQILVPKQTSWFGYYPDGSWSTVLPAKETKLYTEDWIGLKILDEAGKVKFLNVSGNHLEISTSEMKKNILPYLVDNASTTVTTSRSSDLWPSSVRNFDDKLNGVGEEILELHTHVESVSLRSWTFW from the exons atgcgagGGGTCCGGGAAAGGTCCGGACCACAAGGGTTTACGCAATCTTACCCTGCATTTATGCGAGAGGTGTCGAACcctggcagcaactttacca GAATATCAGATAAATGCAGCAATGAAGGAGTCAGCTATTTCACTGAGCTTCTAAGCAACTGGTCTGGCTCTCCAGGATATTGCAT AGAAATAGGTAACGGAGAATGGGACTCCTGGTTTATGCCTTTTACCAAGCAG GTGAAGGAAATAGATGAGCTTAGTGAGGGTTACCACATAATCGGTCTCTCCCAG GGAAACATGGTTGGCAGAGGGCTTGTTGAGCTCTGTAGTGATGGACCTCCT GTGAAAAATCTTATATCTTTGGCTGGTCCTCATGCTGGGATAGCTTCTGTTCCTTTCTGTGGT CAGTCAGGTTTATTGTGCATTCTAGCTGACTCTTTGCTCAAGTTAGCAATTTACAGCAATTTTGTACAG GAACATCTTGCTCCTGCAGGTTACATTAAAATCCCAACA GACATAGCTGACTACAGAAAAGGATGTAAGTTCTTACCAGTAGTTAATAATGAGATACATGGAAATTCTACTTTCAAGAAACGCTTTGCAAGCTTGGAAAATTTAGTACTTATTATG TTTGAGAAAGATCAAATTTTGGTACCAAAGCAAACCTCATGGTTTGGGTATTATCCTGATGGTTCCTGGAGCACTGTTTTACCTGCTAAAGAG ACAAAGCTCTATACAGAAGATTGGATTGGTCTGAAAATTTTGGATGAAGCTGGAAAAGTGAAGTTCTTGAATGTATCTGGTAATCATCTTGAAATATCTACTAGTGAAATGAAGAAAAACATACTGCCATATTTGGTGGATAATGCATCCACTACAGTGACTACATCAAGATCATCTGATCTATGGCCTTCGTCTGTCCGGAATTTCGACGATAAATTGAATGGTGTTGGAGAAGAAATTCTCGAGCTGCATACTCATGTTGAATCAGTTAGCTTAAGATCATGGACATTTTGGTAG
- the LOC107781763 gene encoding uncharacterized protein LOC107781763 isoform X1, translated as MRGVRERSGPQGFTQSYPAFMREVSNPGSNFTRISDKCSNEGVSYFTELLSNWSGSPGYCIEIGNGEWDSWFMPFTKQVDIACDKVKEIDELSEGYHIIGLSQGNMVGRGLVELCSDGPPVKNLISLAGPHAGIASVPFCGQSGLLCILADSLLKLAIYSNFVQEHLAPAGYIKIPTDIADYRKGCKFLPVVNNEIHGNSTFKKRFASLENLVLIMFEKDQILVPKQTSWFGYYPDGSWSTVLPAKETKLYTEDWIGLKILDEAGKVKFLNVSGNHLEISTSEMKKNILPYLVDNASTTVTTSRSSDLWPSSVRNFDDKLNGVGEEILELHTHVESVSLRSWTFW; from the exons atgcgagGGGTCCGGGAAAGGTCCGGACCACAAGGGTTTACGCAATCTTACCCTGCATTTATGCGAGAGGTGTCGAACcctggcagcaactttacca GAATATCAGATAAATGCAGCAATGAAGGAGTCAGCTATTTCACTGAGCTTCTAAGCAACTGGTCTGGCTCTCCAGGATATTGCAT AGAAATAGGTAACGGAGAATGGGACTCCTGGTTTATGCCTTTTACCAAGCAG GTAGACATTGCCTGTGATAAG GTGAAGGAAATAGATGAGCTTAGTGAGGGTTACCACATAATCGGTCTCTCCCAG GGAAACATGGTTGGCAGAGGGCTTGTTGAGCTCTGTAGTGATGGACCTCCT GTGAAAAATCTTATATCTTTGGCTGGTCCTCATGCTGGGATAGCTTCTGTTCCTTTCTGTGGT CAGTCAGGTTTATTGTGCATTCTAGCTGACTCTTTGCTCAAGTTAGCAATTTACAGCAATTTTGTACAG GAACATCTTGCTCCTGCAGGTTACATTAAAATCCCAACA GACATAGCTGACTACAGAAAAGGATGTAAGTTCTTACCAGTAGTTAATAATGAGATACATGGAAATTCTACTTTCAAGAAACGCTTTGCAAGCTTGGAAAATTTAGTACTTATTATG TTTGAGAAAGATCAAATTTTGGTACCAAAGCAAACCTCATGGTTTGGGTATTATCCTGATGGTTCCTGGAGCACTGTTTTACCTGCTAAAGAG ACAAAGCTCTATACAGAAGATTGGATTGGTCTGAAAATTTTGGATGAAGCTGGAAAAGTGAAGTTCTTGAATGTATCTGGTAATCATCTTGAAATATCTACTAGTGAAATGAAGAAAAACATACTGCCATATTTGGTGGATAATGCATCCACTACAGTGACTACATCAAGATCATCTGATCTATGGCCTTCGTCTGTCCGGAATTTCGACGATAAATTGAATGGTGTTGGAGAAGAAATTCTCGAGCTGCATACTCATGTTGAATCAGTTAGCTTAAGATCATGGACATTTTGGTAG
- the LOC107781763 gene encoding uncharacterized protein LOC107781763 isoform X6, which produces MRGVRERSGPQGFTQSYPAFMREVSNPGSNFTRISDKCSNEGVSYFTELLSNWSGSPGYCIEIGNGEWDSWFMPFTKQVDIACDKVKEIDELSEGYHIIGLSQGNMVGRGLVELCSDGPPVKNLISLAGPHAGIASVPFCGQSGLLCILADSLLKLAIYSNFVQEHLAPAGYIKIPTDIADYRKGCKFLPVVNNEIHGNSTFKKRFASLENLVLIMTKLYTEDWIGLKILDEAGKVKFLNVSGNHLEISTSEMKKNILPYLVDNASTTVTTSRSSDLWPSSVRNFDDKLNGVGEEILELHTHVESVSLRSWTFW; this is translated from the exons atgcgagGGGTCCGGGAAAGGTCCGGACCACAAGGGTTTACGCAATCTTACCCTGCATTTATGCGAGAGGTGTCGAACcctggcagcaactttacca GAATATCAGATAAATGCAGCAATGAAGGAGTCAGCTATTTCACTGAGCTTCTAAGCAACTGGTCTGGCTCTCCAGGATATTGCAT AGAAATAGGTAACGGAGAATGGGACTCCTGGTTTATGCCTTTTACCAAGCAG GTAGACATTGCCTGTGATAAG GTGAAGGAAATAGATGAGCTTAGTGAGGGTTACCACATAATCGGTCTCTCCCAG GGAAACATGGTTGGCAGAGGGCTTGTTGAGCTCTGTAGTGATGGACCTCCT GTGAAAAATCTTATATCTTTGGCTGGTCCTCATGCTGGGATAGCTTCTGTTCCTTTCTGTGGT CAGTCAGGTTTATTGTGCATTCTAGCTGACTCTTTGCTCAAGTTAGCAATTTACAGCAATTTTGTACAG GAACATCTTGCTCCTGCAGGTTACATTAAAATCCCAACA GACATAGCTGACTACAGAAAAGGATGTAAGTTCTTACCAGTAGTTAATAATGAGATACATGGAAATTCTACTTTCAAGAAACGCTTTGCAAGCTTGGAAAATTTAGTACTTATTATG ACAAAGCTCTATACAGAAGATTGGATTGGTCTGAAAATTTTGGATGAAGCTGGAAAAGTGAAGTTCTTGAATGTATCTGGTAATCATCTTGAAATATCTACTAGTGAAATGAAGAAAAACATACTGCCATATTTGGTGGATAATGCATCCACTACAGTGACTACATCAAGATCATCTGATCTATGGCCTTCGTCTGTCCGGAATTTCGACGATAAATTGAATGGTGTTGGAGAAGAAATTCTCGAGCTGCATACTCATGTTGAATCAGTTAGCTTAAGATCATGGACATTTTGGTAG